In Colletotrichum higginsianum IMI 349063 chromosome 1, whole genome shotgun sequence, the DNA window cTTCCTTTTCATACATCCGCTGCATGTTCGCGTAACATGAAATAACCAATCATACATCCGCCTTTAACCCCGCGCTCCTCAATTCGGCTCCCCGGTTTCTCGTCCCGGGGGAATTGACGTCTTTGGTCTCAGTATGCCACGCCCAAAGAAGCCAGGGGCGCCAGAGCCAAAACGCCGAAGTCGAAATGGATGTTGGTGAGTGCCATCTCAAGTGGAGCGTCCTGGATATCTCTGGTAACACTCACTTACTTGCCCGTAGGCCGTGCAAAGCACGAAAGGTGAAGTGTGGTGAGGAACATCCGACTTGTACCAAGTGAGTTTGTCAATGTTCTTCCAATTCTCTGAGATTGCGGGCTTCGAAGTCAGATGTAAACCCCTAGCGGTGCTTGTCATGTCTTTTTATTACGGTTGTCCCTCCGCATACATTCCTTTCGCCACTTGTTTTGATACCATTCTCAGGGCAAGAATGCTCTGAACAGTATCTCATGACAGAGGAGTATGCTCGGAGATATATCTGTTCCCGTTAATAAGAAATCCCCAGAAAACTAGCGCTCTCCGATCTTGGAACCTTGAAAAAAAGCAAAACTAACCCGTGAGACCAGCTGCCAAAAGACAGGAGAGACTTGCGACTATAGCGTGCGTCTGAACTGGGAGGGCCGTCGAACGAAAAGATCCCTCTCCTTCGGACCGGCAACAGAGACTGCTCAGCTGCCGGAAGTGCCTCTTGAGCCCCAACAATCTTCAATCAGCCATACGTTTTCCATCAGTAACTCCGTACCCCAAATCCACCCCAAGTCTACAATCAGGCGTGCTCAAACCAGCCCAGAGAGTATCAAACCTGGCAAAAGAAAGCTGGAGCCTCTCGGATCTATTGGTGATGGCCCTAACCAGTCAGGCAACTCTTGTTTTGGTACGACATGGCATAGTCGGGCGCAGATGCTTGCAACATCTCCCATTTTTCCCGAACATGCCGTCACCACTGCACCGGGCCCCCATCGAATCGTTCCAGAAGTCACCAGTACATTGCAGAGATCGCACAAAAGGGCCAAGTCGCTGACTGGATCAAGTGACTCTGAGGGGCTTCGCCAGCATGGTCTCGTCTCTTCCCCGACGTCATTGACGGGGACTAGTCCTCCGGTGTCTCGTCTTCGCTCCGGCACTGGGTCCATATCCGCCGGTTTCCCGTTGACGCCAGTATCATTGGGGTTTAGGTATGAGGATGACACTATGTCACCAATTCTGAGCTTGCCTTCACCAGCGTCTCCAGAGAGCAGTCGACTATCGGTAAACTACTTGTTGTCGGGTTCGCCGAATGCATCTCACGGTCGTAGCAGGAACACTCCATCGTCTTTGGGCCCGCCCTTTGGCTCAGCTATTACTACCGGAGCGCCAGATGAAGGATTGTTTTACGGGTATGATCATGGTATCCGGGATACTGATATTGACCAGAACGATGACTCCGGGGCCATCTCTCAGATGGCAACGTACAGTCCATGCGATACTGCCATTTCCAATGGCATGTACAGAGAGGCCTCATGGCGTTTCGAATTCATACACAGCGCCTCTGTGCGAGACGGATACTATAAACAGCCGGTGCCAATATGGATACCACGCAATGTTcacccgctgccgcccaagTGAGTCCCTATCATCTTGCACTTGGTTCTCGGCTAACAGTCACAAGGCTTCGTGATAATCCTATGAATCTTTTGGTCAGTACAAAGTCCCCAGTCATCTTGATGCAATAGTGCTTGCTTACCAACGTTGCGAAACAGTACTTCGTAAGCACGTGTGATAAGTACCTGACTGTCGTGAAAGTAACCTCGAGCGGCAGCATCACTTTCTAAATCACACAGCGAAAGGTGTGCATGATCTCGAGGTACTGAGCATGGAACGAGCCAACTGATCTGTGTTAGTGTTGGTTCCTTACGACGACCCTAAATCCAACCCTTTTCGTACAGTTCTGCCACAGATGGCAGCCAGAAACGATCACCTGCTCAGCTTGCTCCTCGCATACTCAGGCAAGTCATTCCGTACCGCCTCCCCTTGTCTCCTCTGACGAACTGCCGCAGCTGCCCATCGAGCCAGGCTTCTGGGCCAAAAGGAGCCGCAGATGAGGATCGCCCTCTGGGTCCAAGACATCTTCCCGGTGCTCCGACAAGCTCTCGGCGACAGGGAGCAGATCATCTCAAACACAAGTCTGGCGACGGCCGTCATGCTGGCCTCGCTCGAGATCATCTCCCCGACGGCGTTCGGCTACGACATCCCCTGGCAGCGACACCTCAACCTAGCCCGGGACCTGATGTGGAGGCGGCTGGCCGACCTGCGCAAGACAGCGCGTGGGTTGGAAGAGGACCGCATCTGCGCATTCTTGTGGAGCTGGTTCGCTTACCTGGACGTACTGGGGAGTCTGAGCGGCGGAATGCCCGACGAGCCCTCGTCAAGGTTCCGGCTGCTCGAGTACATAACCCACGACACTGGTGACGAAATGTACGAAATCGACTGCATCATGGGGTTCACGACTCGATGCGTCCAGATCCTGGCGCAGATCGCTGAGCTGGCCCGTGTCTGCGACGAGCAACGGCTCGGCCCGGGCGGACCCCCGCCGTCCGCCTGGACGCCAGGCCCGGTCTTTGTGCAACGGGCGCACCAGCTCGAGCAGGAGCTGATGGACAGCATGTCGCAGCCGTCACCGCTGTGCAAACACATCCAAAgcgtcgagggcaaggacCGGCAGGAGATGGTGCTCATGAACGAGGCCTTCCACTGGGCCGGGCTCGTCCACCTGCGCAGGCGCGTTCTCGGAAAGCCACCGGGGCACGAGGGCGTCCAGGGCCCGGTGAAGAGGATCGTCGCGTGCCTGGAGTGCATCCGGCCCGGCGGGTCCGCGGAGACGGGGTTCTTATTCCCGATGTTCACGGCCGGGTGCAATGCCCTGGACGAGGGCCAGCGGGGCAAGATATTAGAGAGGTTCAGGAGCGTGGAGAGCAACGGCATGACGCAGGTGAGTGTCACCCTCgtcccccctcttctccgcGGTCTGTTGTCAGGCTTCCAAGCTGACGTTGCAGTGTAGGTACACAAGGCGAGGGAGCTGATGGAACATGTCTGGGTATCGGGGCAAGCGTGGGAGCCTCTACTGTGCACGGAGTTTGTAGGCTGAACACAGAATGCACAGAGAGACCCAAGCTGCTTCTAGGGGCATTTGCGATTTCGGTCAGTTGAGGCGGCGTTCGGGTGGCATTCTTGGGGCCGGACCGAGATGGGCACCATTAGGGCACATCATGATACAGGGGCATTCTGAACGCTCGTTATGACTTATGATCGGCTTCTGTCTACGCGTACTCATACGGCGAGTGGAGACACTCGAGCAATTGTCGCAAGGGTTTGACGTAGCATTCATATGGTTTTTTTTAGCCTCCTCAAGCATTTGGGGGCTTCTCATCAGCCTAAACGCCTCAAGGTTTGCCCAAACATTccccgagaagaaggcaaaTGTGAAAAGGCTGTAAAGGCCAGGACAGCAACAGCGCGGTGATGGCCAAACTCTGCATTAAATATTGACTCCTTTGGCGGGGCTATGGTATGAATAAGTACAGAGAAGACAAAAAAAATAATTGATATAAGAAACAAGCGTATCAAATATTCGTAAAAGTGCCCTTGAGCTACAACCTGCGGCCCTTGATCATATCTCGCCAAGGTAGAGGGTGATGGACCGACTACCAGTCGATCTCGAGAATGCCGACACCAGCAACGGTGTTCTCGTCAGAGACCTTGGCGTCCTTGCCGTTGGCGGTGCTGAGGACGACGTAGACCTGACCCTTGGGGCCTTCGGGGATCTCAGGGACGACGTACTATGGAAAACAAGGTCAGCGTTGAACAGCAAGTAAAACTTATCCAAAGGGGGACGAGGGGAGGGAGCACTTacgtcctcgccgctgacgacgacctcgctGTAGTAGATGTCCAGGcccgagaagaagacggcgtagacctcggcgtcggcggggacggTCTTCGCGTCGACTGCGGCCTTGTAGGCGCCCTCGAAAACGGCGCCTTCGGAGTTTCGGGTGGgaccggcgacgagctcggggAAGGCCTTGAACGGGAGGTCAGGGGTGCCCGGGGCGAATCCCGTGATGAACTGGGCAGCGAGGGAGAAGACCTGGTTGAAGTTGAGGGGGGTGTCGAAGGGGGCGGGGAAGGGCTTCTGGCCCAGGGCGGCGCGGATGTAGGAGGAGTGGCGGGCCTCGACGGTCAAGATGGAGCCGGCGACGGGGACGTAGGTCTTGTCAGCGATGACGCCCGCAGCGCCGAGGTAGGCGGacacgccgacgccctcgaggatgctggcgagagcgaggaaggactcggcgtcggtgacgGGGAAGCTGAAGGACGGCTCGGCTATGGCGGAGGCGCCGagagccttctggatgtaGTCGACATGCGTCTGTGGGTTGTGCGTTTAGTTTCCCAGTTCCGCTCTACAGTAAGACACGAGGCACAGAACGCAGCCAGGACGTCGATGTGCTTGGGGAAAAGGGACTGTTATTGACTTACCTTCTCATCCTCATAGATGATCCTCAGGTTCTTGTAGAACTTCTCACCGACCTCGCCTGCGTACTCGCAgaactcggcctcggtgtaGTTCTTGAGACCCTCTCCGTAGAAGGCCCTCTCGAGGTACTCCAGAGCGAGCGCGTAGTTCAAGATCGTGGAGTCACCTCCGGGAAGGGGGTCATAGTTGGCCCTCTTCTCGAGGGGGGCGCCGAgaacggaggcggcggaggccgccgcgaggATGATCGATGCGGTGCGCATTTTCAATTATGGTCGGTTTGTTAGTATTGGGCTTGCTTAACGGTGTAAATGATGTACGAGAATAGTTGGGAGAGTATCTGATTAGAAAAGACTGGAGGGTGGTGAGATGATGCTATACCCACAACTTTCCCATCTTCGAAACCCTACCAAGAGGGGGGCGTTATATATACAGCATCCCAACGCGAGCGTCTCTCCAGCAGCATGACGCCTTCGTGAGAGAGTTCGCAATGAAATTGTCCAAAGACAACTCACATTCTCCTGTTTACCGCTGTCGCTCACTACCCCCGCTCTCGCTCGGCTCGGGTAGAACCTATTCCATGGAGCTATCGAAGGGCGGCCGGGATGAATTCCCACTAGCGATTGCACCACATGCGAGGAACATCAACATTCCCCAAAGGAGATGATGATCTTGTCATTGAAAACACACTGCAGCAAGGTCGTGGAGGGTGGGAGCCGCATCGTGATTGTGGCATGTGAGTAGAGCCCAACCCTCCGCGCCTGGCCGGCTAGCTAGCTTGCTTACATCTAGCAAGAAAGACATCTTAGTGCTAGTCACATTTTGCAGTTGAAAACAATCCCTGACACGAGAAAtaggtgggggggggcctctAGAGAATACCTGGCAAGGGATGGAACCCCAGGAGCCTGGGTTGATCGAAAACTGGTGCAGAATGATTCCTCGACCGGCTCAAGGCCACAGCAAGATGAAATGGCATGCTTTCGACACGAAGGAGACAGGTCCTCCAATCTAGTATGTCTCGGCTCGAGGCAGACAACTGGCCCCGAACGTTAGCTTGATGGCTTTCCTCGTTCCCGGTTCAAGCGTGTCGGAAGATAAGCATTCCGAGCTCTATAGTGTgcggggagggagaggtgGCCCCCGTCGACCAACCCCATGTCAAAAAGTGAGCTCTCAACGCTGTCAACTCCCGGCAAGCATTTTGTGTTTGACAGAGCCTGGGGAAGCTTGGCTGCGATCTACGACGTTTGGGGAATAAGCTTTATATTCTTGAGCAGGTTTCGACAACACAGCAGCTCGGGACAACGGGTTGCCGACATGTTAGCCCCCCCAGATGTAGCAATGATGATCCAGTCGTCAAAGATTTGCCTTGACATCTCCGCCGTACCGAACATGCCGCAGGATAGGCGGCTTCAGGTCGGATATGCTCTTGAAGCCGGCTAATCCCATGGTCAAATCGAGATCAGCGAGTAGCCCAGCAATCACAGCCTTTGCGCCCTCCTTGCCCGCGATGCCCAGTCCGTAAATGGCGGGGCGTCCAACAAAAACAGCCTTGGCCCCCAGGGCGAGCGCCTTGACGATGTCAGCCCCCGTCCGGATCCCGGAATCGAACATGACGGTGAGCTTGTCGCCCACAGCCTCGACGATATCGGGGAGCATTTCCAGCGatgcgacgccgccgtcaagctgGCGGCCGCCGTGGTTGCTGACAATGATTCCCGACATGCCGTGCTCAACGGCAAGCCTAGCGTCATCGACGCTCAGCACGCCCTTGAGGACGATGGGGCCATCCCAGTGCTTCTTCAGCAGCGCCAGGTCCTCCCACCTGTGGTGATCGCCCGGAAAAGCCTCGCTAATCCAGTATCGGGAGGCGCTGATGAGATtgtcctcgatggcgtcACCGTCGTTCTGTTCCGCGAACTTCTTGCGGAAGACGGGGTCGCTGAAGGCGACCGAGTTGCCCGTGCCCGTGACCATGGGCAGATACGCCTGATCGAGGTCGGTGGGCCGCCAAGCCAGGGTGACAGTGTCAAGGGTCACGACGAGGACCTTGTAGCTGTTGGCCTTTGCGCGGCGCAGGATGGAGCCCGTgatctcgtcgtccatggGCCAGTACAGCTGAAACCAACGGTGCTGGTCGCCGCAagcctcggcgacctcctcgatTGTTGAGGTCGCTGCCGTGCTGAGGGTGTACGGAATTCTGAGCTCTgcgcaggccgccgccaagcctGTCTCCTTGTCCGCGTGGAAGATGCCCTGGACGCCGATGGGGGCCATCAGGACAGGAGATTCTGAGGCAGATGTCTTAGGGCGGATGTCTCAGACCGGTTTGTGGGCATTGAAAGCTTACCATAAGTCACGCCAAACAGCTCAGTTCTCAGATCTCGAGGATTGCTCGGTCTCAGGAAGCGAGGCACGATCTTCCACTGGCGGAAGGCCAGGCGGTTGGCATCCATCGTGGACAGCTCTCCGGCCCCCCCGAAGACGTAACCAAAGGCCTCGGGGCCCAGtgccttcttggcctggGCTTGCAGGCCATTGGGATCAGTTGTCACGATGGGCATCTTGCCAGAGATGATGCCATTTTGGTAGATGCTAACGGCGTATGCAGAGTAAGGGGCGCgttcgtcgccgtcaccggaGTCGGCCATCGTGCCAAAGAGCCGTAAACGTAAATGTAGAGGGTCTGATAAATTGGGTGAGACGCAGTGAAAGATAACAATACCTGCTGGGTATAAGACTAGTCGAGAGTGCTGGTAGACTAAATGCTTATTGTCGTTCGTAAGATTGGTGAGTCGAGAACTCGGGGGTCGAGAGACCGGTTGTATGCCGGGTCAGTTTTGTGTCTTGAAATACGTTTGGTAGGCACCTACCTGGGTTGGTAAGGTATTTGGAGAAGGTTATCAGCTTCCCTTTCGGTTACAAGCCTCGGCAGGAAGCTCGGGACCGGTTGCTTACAAGTAAGCAAGTGACGGCAGCATCAAGCTGGAGCTTTGACGTTGTTCACACCCATCCTCCCTCCATGAGCGTATCCGGTTTGGAAGTAGTACTGCGCGCCTACATCCGGAACAATTACTCATTCATCAAAGTTTGAAGGCGCCCAGCTCCAGCGGATTGATATTTTATCAACCCGAACAGAGCAAACATGGCGACTACGAAGAGCTCGGAAGAAGAATGCTCTCCAGTGAAGCGGAGGGATGGAGGCAGTTAGCAAGTTACTTCAAACCTCCCCCCTGCGCTGGAGCAGTCGGCGCGTATCTCCTTAGGGAGCGGCACCTGGTAAGGTACGTACCGCTACGGGTTCGGTGGATCCACAATGGACACCAAGGAA includes these proteins:
- a CDS encoding C6 zinc finger protein is translated as MFTRCRPILPQMAARNDHLLSLLLAYSGKSFPAHRARLLGQKEPQMRIALWVQDIFPVLRQALGDREQIISNTSLATAVMLASLEIISPTAFGYDIPWQRHLNLARDLMWRRLADLRKTARGLEEDRICAFLWSWFAYLDVLGSLSGGMPDEPSSRFRLLEYITHDTGDEMYEIDCIMGFTTRCVQILAQIAELARVCDEQRLGPGGPPPSAWTPGPVFVQRAHQLEQELMDSMSQPSPLCKHIQSVEGKDRQEMVLMNEAFHWAGLVHLRRRVLGKPPGHEGVQGPVKRIVACLECIRPGGSAETGFLFPMFTAGCNALDEGQRGKILERFRSVESNGMTQVHKARELMEHVWVSGQAWEPLLCTEFVG
- a CDS encoding Twin-arginine translocation pathway signal, which encodes MRTASIILAAASAASVLGAPLEKRANYDPLPGGDSTILNYALALEYLERAFYGEGLKNYTEAEFCEYAGEVGEKFYKNLRIIYEDEKTHVDYIQKALGASAIAEPSFSFPVTDAESFLALASILEGVGVSAYLGAAGVIADKTYVPVAGSILTVEARHSSYIRAALGQKPFPAPFDTPLNFNQVFSLAAQFITGFAPGTPDLPFKAFPELVAGPTRNSEGAVFEGAYKAAVDAKTVPADAEVYAVFFSGLDIYYSEVVVSGEDYVVPEIPEGPKGQVYVVLSTANGKDAKVSDENTVAGVGILEIDW
- a CDS encoding FMN-dependent dehydrogenase yields the protein MADSGDGDERAPYSAYAVSIYQNGIISGKMPIVTTDPNGLQAQAKKALGPEAFGYVFGGAGELSTMDANRLAFRQWKIVPRFLRPSNPRDLRTELFGVTYESPVLMAPIGVQGIFHADKETGLAAACAELRIPYTLSTAATSTIEEVAEACGDQHRWFQLYWPMDDEITGSILRRAKANSYKVLVVTLDTVTLAWRPTDLDQAYLPMVTGTGNSVAFSDPVFRKKFAEQNDGDAIEDNLISASRYWISEAFPGDHHRWEDLALLKKHWDGPIVLKGVLSVDDARLAVEHGMSGIIVSNHGGRQLDGGVASLEMLPDIVEAVGDKLTVMFDSGIRTGADIVKALALGAKAVFVGRPAIYGLGIAGKEGAKAVIAGLLADLDLTMGLAGFKSISDLKPPILRHVRYGGDVKANL